ATGGACGGCTTTTCTGGTCCTGGGGTCCGTCCACCGGACCTTGAAGCTTTGCGTCACGGTATTGAGCATGTAAACATCCCGGTGCAGAATAGACTGCACGTAACGTTTACATGCCCAATCCCATTTCTGTTCCGGGGCATCCGGACTCAATCCGGCTTTCACCTCATTCATCGTCTTTTTCCATGCTATGGTGTCAATGACCCTGTTGCCGGGATCAATCTGGGACCATGTTTCTCCGGGCCGGTGCCTGCCTCCCAGGGGAGGAAAAGTTTTGTCGCTGGCGTCCGCGTCTTTTTCAATCACATGGATATTCTGGAAATTGACTTTCGTGGGATGGATCGTCAATTCCAGCTGGGCGGAAGCTCCGGGTTTGCCCCGGTCCTGTGCCTCATCCGTGGGAAAACCGGGAAATTTTTCAGCGTCCGCAATCATTCCCCTGCCGCCTCCTTCCTTTTTCCTGTGCTTCCCGGTGATGTGGGTAGGGATGCACACTTCCAGTTTGAGCGGTTTATCGGGCATCTGCTGCGTTTTTGAACCATATGCCCAGACTTTGATCGTATGGTTGTTTCCGACGGTCTTCGGACCCAAATCCTCATTGATGGACAATGTTACTTTACGCTTTCCATCAGTTATTCCCTCAAAGCTGCCCAAATGCGCCCCGTCCGCCAGGCTCCACCTGATGTCCTCATCTTCTCCAATGAGCGCCTTCTTTCCCGTCAACGTCAAGGTAACCTTCTCGCCCATGCCCACGCAGGTCCTTTTTTTATCCTCGTCCTCGTCCGGATTCTGTCCTTCTTCCTTGGCGATGTGGTAATCCGCGGAATACTTATGCGTTTTCGATTCAATCTTCAGACCTTGCATGGGTCCCTCCTCTTCCGCCGTCACACGGCAGGGGCATGCAAGAAGTGCGCCAAAGACGCAGATCTTCATAACAACCTTGTTTTTCAACAACATTCTTGAAAAAGTTTTCCAAAAATACGATTGAAGTCAAGGGAATTCCCATTTTATGCTGATGCCTTGCAGATATGATCCCGTTCCGCCGGGGAAGAAATGATTAGGAAGAGTTAAATAATCGACTGCTTCTGTTCCGCCGGAAACGCCTGTGAGGCTTTTCCTGATGGTGCCGCTTGCGGAAGAAACAGGCGTTTAAGCCGATGTGCGGAAGCTGCCAAAAAGGACGGATGACATTGAAAACGGCTTGAATTTGATGAAATTGAAAAAAAGCGCTTGATTTTTCATCCCCGGCCCTCTACTTATTCCGCCGAACTTATGGCTAAGAAGAGCTGGATCGCAAGAGACAAGAAAAAGGCTGACACCGTCAAGCGCTACGCGGAACTGCGTACGCAATTGAAGGCTGAGAAGGATTATATCGGTTTAACCATGCTGCCCCGCAATGCAAGCCCGACCCGTACGGTCAACCGCTGCCTTGTTTCCGGCCGCCGCCGCGCATTTATCCGCCGTTTCAAGCTTTCCCGTATTTCCTTCCGCGAACTGGCCAACGCCGGCATGATCCCCGGTGTGACCAAGTCCAGCTGGTAAGGGCTGGGAAAGGTTGCAGCCTTATAAAGATTTTGACGCTAGGCTGATTTTTATTTAGCCTAGCGTTTTACTATGCCCATATACGAGTATATTTCCGAAAACCCTGACGACCCCGGCCAGTCCTGCCCGGTGTGCCGCCGCGGTTTTGAATTGCGGCGGCCGGTGGACCGTGCGCCGCTTGAAAAGTGCCTGGTGTGCAAGCACCCGGTGCGCAAGGTCATCAGCCGGATCAATGTGCCGGAGGTGACCAAGCCCCTTTCCGTTTCCGACGCCAAGGCAGCCGGGTTCACCGTGCTGGAGCGCCGGGACAAGGGCGTTTATGAAAAACTGTAACACAAAAGCCGGGAAATATTCCGGCCTCCTTTCCCGTATACTACTTGAAACAGAATGAATGATCCGGACCCTCTGAGTATTCTTGCGGCCTTCGGGGCCGCTGAAGCGCCCGGCGCTGTTCCGGCGCTGGGTGGAATGACGCTGGCGATTGCCGGCTTTATCCTTTTTTTACTGCTGAACGCGTTTTTTGTGGCGGCCGAGTTCGCCCTGATGAAGGTTCGCGAAAGCCAGCTGCACGCCGGGGATGGCGTTCCGGCGCGTACCCGTAGGAAGCTGGCCCGGGCACGGAAGGCGGTCAAGCACCTTGACCTGTATTTGGCCGCCTGCCAGGCGGGCATTACCCTTTCTTCTCTGGCGCTGGGATTTTTGGGCACGTTTTTCGTGGCGGAGCTGACGGCTCCCTTCCTTGTTTCCCTGGGGCTGGGCGGTAAGGTTCCCGTTTACGGCATTGCCCTGGCCGTTACGTTTATTTTCTTTGCCTGCTGCCAGGTTATTTTTGGGGAGTTTATTCCCAAGGCCATGGCGGTGCGCCATCCGGACAGGGCCGCTCTGGCGACGGTCCCCCTGCTGCATTTCTTTTACACGGTGTTCAAATATACGGGCATTCTTGGCCTGACGGACGGAATTGCCCGGTTTGTGCTGAAGTACCTGCTGGGTATCGATCCCCGCTCCACGGCCTGCACGGTTCACAGCACGGATGAACTGATGTACCTGGTGGAGGAAAGCGAACGTTCCCGAGAGCTGACGAAGCAGGAGGCGGAGATCTCCAAGAATGCCCTTGAACTGAACGACATGTGCGTCAAGGACGTGATGACGCCGCGTTCCGAAGTGGACGTGATGGATTTGACGGCTCCCTTTGAGGAGAACTGGGAACTTGCCCGGAAGTCCCGCCATACCCGTTTCCCCCTGGTGGAGGGCGACCATCTGGACGAGGTGAAGGGCTGGGTGCACGTCAAGGATCTGCTCAAGCTGGTAGGGCAGGAAAATCCGGACCTTAGAAGCGTGCGGCGTGAGTTGCGCGTGGTGCCGGATACGATGCCTCTGGACAGCCTTCTGACGTTCTTCCTGAAAGAGCATGCCCATTTTGCCCTGGTGGTGGATGAGTTTGGTGATTCCATCGGCCTGGTGTTCCTGGACGATGTGCTGGAACAGATCGTGGGGGACGACATTCAGGATGAGTTTGACCAGGAGGAAATGCGGGAATTCGTCAAGACCGGCAAGGATACGTATGCCGTGAACGGAGCCGTTACCCTGTTTGACTTGGCGGATTACCTGCCTGAAATGGACCTGGATTGCCCGGGCGTCACCACCCTGGGCGGTTACGTGATCAGCCGGCTGGGTTACATTCCGGAAGAAGGGGAGGAATTGAAGATTGGCCGCTACCGGGCCGTAGTGACGGGGTCGGACGGCAGAAGAATCACGCAGATTCTGCTGACCCGCCTTCCGGAAGAACAGGAGGAGGAATGAGGCCATGACGGAAAAGTCACACCCGGATATGAGTTTTGAAAGGGAGGCCCGTTCCTCCGGTTTTCTTTATGTGGCCGGGGTGGATGAAGCCGGCCGCGGCCCTTTGGCCGGCCCCGTGGTGGCCGGGGCCGTCATTCTGCCTGAACTGCCGGAGGAACTGTCCGGGTTGAATGATTCCAAGCAATTGACCGCGGCTAAGAGGGAACGCCTATTCCTGGCTCTGCTGGATTGCGAACAGGTGGCCTGCTCCGTGGGAATGGCTTCCGTGGAGGAAATAGACCGTCTCAACATCCTGAGAGCCACTCATCTGGCCATGGCGCGCGCCGTGGAAGGACTGGCCCCGCATGCGGATTTCTGCCTGGTGGACGGCTTGCCCGTCAAGGGGCTTCCCGTTCCGCACCGCGCTATCGTGAAGGGAGACGGCAGGAGCCTTTCCATTGCCGCCGCCAGCGTGCTGGCCAAGGTGACGAGGGACCGCATGATGACGGAGGCGGATGCCTCCTATCCGCAGTACGGTTTTGCAAAACACAAGGGATATGGCACGAAAGCCCACATGGAAGCCCTGCGGAGGCATGGGCCCTGTCCGCTTCATCGCCGCTCGTTTGCGCCGGTTTCACAAATGGAACTGTCCATTCCTGAATAGGAAGGAGCGGGATACGGCATGGCTGGGAATGTACGGGGAACTGGCAGCGGCCTCTTTCCTGCGTGGGGAAGGGTTTTCCGTTTTAAGGAGGAATTGGCGTCCCGTCAGGGGCGGGGAACTGGACCTCGTGTGCCGGGACGGGAACTGCCTGGTTTTTGTGGAAGTGAAAACCCGTACGGGAAACAGTTACGGGGGAGCCCGCCGCGCCGTGGACGCCCGCAAAAGGGCGCTGATACGGCGGGGAGCGGCGGAATGGCTCCGCCAGCTTCCGGAACCGGTTCCCTCCCGTTACGATATTGTGGAAGTCCTGTACCGGGAGGGGAAGCCCCCGGAATTCAGGCATATACGCGGAGCGTTCAGGGAGAAGGATTTGCCCGCTTCATGAAAAGCGCCGCAGGCGCAGGGCGTTCAGAATGACGGATACGGAGCTCAGGCACATGGCCCCTGCCGCAATGACGGGAGAAAGCAGGATGCCCCAGAAGGGATAGAGGATGCCGGCGGCTATGGGGATTCCCAGAGCGTTGTACACGAAGGCGAAACCCAGGTTGGATTTCATGTTTTTCACGGTGGCGGTGGAAAGGGCGAAAGCCTTGGAAATCACCAGCAGGTTCCCCTTCACCAGCGTGACGCCGCAGCTCTGCATGGCTACGTCCGATCCCGTTCCCATGGCGATGCCCACATCCGCTTCCGCCAGTGCGGGAGCGTCGTTAACGCCGTCCCCCGCCATGGCGACCACGGCGTTCCCGCTTTTCAGGGAGGCGATGAGCGCCTGCTTGTCCGCCGGTGTCATTCCTCCGTGGAATTCGGAAATGCCCAGCTCCCTCGCCACGGCTTCCACCGTCGCGGGCGCGTCCCCGGAGGCAATGATGATGCGGATGCCGCGCGCAGTAAGGTCCGCCAGGGCCTGGCGCGTGTTTTCCCGGATTTTATCCGCCAGGGAGAAGGCTCCCGCCGCCTGGCCGTCCACCGCGGCAAAGACAGTAACGCGGCCCTGTCTCCGCTGTTCTTCCACCCACGGAGCCAGGGAGGAGATGTCTACGCCCCGCTTCTGCATCATGTCTGCGGTGCCTACGCAAACCTTGCTGCCCTGGAAAGTCCCGGCCACGCCGCCGCCCGGGAAGGACTGGAAATCCTCAATGGGCGACAGGGTGAGCTTTTCCTCCGCCGCCTTCTGGAGGAAGGCGTGCGCGATGGGGTGTTCGCTGTTCTGCTCCAGAGAGGCGCACCGGGCGAGCAGCGCGTCCATATTCACGTTGTTCCCCGTGGTTACGTTGACCAGGGATGGCCTGCCTTCCGTGAGGGTGCCTGTCTTGTCCATCACCAGGATATTGACCTTGTGCATGGTTTCCAGAGCGGCCGCGTCCCGGAAAAGGATGCCCAGGGAGGCCGCCTTTCCGGAAGCCACCATCATGGACATGGGAGTAGCTAGGCCAAGCGCGCAGGGGCAGGCTACGATCAGGACGGCGACGGCGTTCACCAGCCCGTGCGGCCAGGATGGCTGCGGCCCCCAGAATCCCCAGGCGAAAAACGTGAGAACGGCAATGAGCACCACCGCAAGCACAAAGTAGCGCGCCACCTTGTCCGCCAGCCTCTGCATGGGGGCCTTGGTCCGCTGGGCCTGGGCCACCAGGTTGACGATACGCGCCAGGACGGTGTCATTCCCCACGTTCTGCGCCGTCATGGTGAAGGTGCCTGTGGTGTTCAGCGTGGCGCCGATCAGCTTGTCGCCGGGAACGTGGGAGACGGGAATGGGTTCTCCGGTCAGCATGGACTCGTCTACATCGCTTCCCCCATCCTTCAGGACGCCGTCTACCGGAATCTTTTCTCCCGGTTTCACTCTCAGCACGTCGCCGGTCTGCACGTCCTTCAGGGGAATGTCGCTTTCCACCCCGTTGGGGAGTACCAGATGGGCGGTGGCGGGGGCCAGATTCATCAGGGCCCTGATGGCTTCCGCCGTACGGGATCTGGCTTTCAGTTCCAGCACCTGGCCCAGAAGGCTGAGGGAAATGATGATGGCCGCCGCCTCATAATAAACGGGAACATGCCCGTCATGGGTAAAAACGGGGGGAAACCAGCCGGGCACGATGGTAGCGGCCAGGCTGTACAGAAA
This portion of the Akkermansia massiliensis genome encodes:
- a CDS encoding heavy metal translocating P-type ATPase — translated: MTNSPHARHGASGHTDPVCGAQVGEDTPWKAGYQGKTYFFCSRSCRDKFTAAPEEALAHPPDAGHGMDMKGMDMPMHHHEDMDHSSAMESAAAAPGTVYTCPMHPQIRQDHPGACPICGMTLEPLLPSANARDDTELNDFRRRFYFSLPFVVLIFIISMGGHLARWMNAGVQNWVELFLAIPVVLWAGEPLLVRGWDSIKTRNPNMWTLIGAGTSIAFLYSLAATIVPGWFPPVFTHDGHVPVYYEAAAIIISLSLLGQVLELKARSRTAEAIRALMNLAPATAHLVLPNGVESDIPLKDVQTGDVLRVKPGEKIPVDGVLKDGGSDVDESMLTGEPIPVSHVPGDKLIGATLNTTGTFTMTAQNVGNDTVLARIVNLVAQAQRTKAPMQRLADKVARYFVLAVVLIAVLTFFAWGFWGPQPSWPHGLVNAVAVLIVACPCALGLATPMSMMVASGKAASLGILFRDAAALETMHKVNILVMDKTGTLTEGRPSLVNVTTGNNVNMDALLARCASLEQNSEHPIAHAFLQKAAEEKLTLSPIEDFQSFPGGGVAGTFQGSKVCVGTADMMQKRGVDISSLAPWVEEQRRQGRVTVFAAVDGQAAGAFSLADKIRENTRQALADLTARGIRIIIASGDAPATVEAVARELGISEFHGGMTPADKQALIASLKSGNAVVAMAGDGVNDAPALAEADVGIAMGTGSDVAMQSCGVTLVKGNLLVISKAFALSTATVKNMKSNLGFAFVYNALGIPIAAGILYPFWGILLSPVIAAGAMCLSSVSVILNALRLRRFS
- a CDS encoding FmdB family zinc ribbon protein gives rise to the protein MPIYEYISENPDDPGQSCPVCRRGFELRRPVDRAPLEKCLVCKHPVRKVISRINVPEVTKPLSVSDAKAAGFTVLERRDKGVYEKL
- the rpsN gene encoding 30S ribosomal protein S14; the protein is MAKKSWIARDKKKADTVKRYAELRTQLKAEKDYIGLTMLPRNASPTRTVNRCLVSGRRRAFIRRFKLSRISFRELANAGMIPGVTKSSW
- a CDS encoding YraN family protein; its protein translation is MYGELAAASFLRGEGFSVLRRNWRPVRGGELDLVCRDGNCLVFVEVKTRTGNSYGGARRAVDARKRALIRRGAAEWLRQLPEPVPSRYDIVEVLYREGKPPEFRHIRGAFREKDLPAS
- a CDS encoding ribonuclease HII → MSFEREARSSGFLYVAGVDEAGRGPLAGPVVAGAVILPELPEELSGLNDSKQLTAAKRERLFLALLDCEQVACSVGMASVEEIDRLNILRATHLAMARAVEGLAPHADFCLVDGLPVKGLPVPHRAIVKGDGRSLSIAAASVLAKVTRDRMMTEADASYPQYGFAKHKGYGTKAHMEALRRHGPCPLHRRSFAPVSQMELSIPE
- a CDS encoding hemolysin family protein, translated to MNDPDPLSILAAFGAAEAPGAVPALGGMTLAIAGFILFLLLNAFFVAAEFALMKVRESQLHAGDGVPARTRRKLARARKAVKHLDLYLAACQAGITLSSLALGFLGTFFVAELTAPFLVSLGLGGKVPVYGIALAVTFIFFACCQVIFGEFIPKAMAVRHPDRAALATVPLLHFFYTVFKYTGILGLTDGIARFVLKYLLGIDPRSTACTVHSTDELMYLVEESERSRELTKQEAEISKNALELNDMCVKDVMTPRSEVDVMDLTAPFEENWELARKSRHTRFPLVEGDHLDEVKGWVHVKDLLKLVGQENPDLRSVRRELRVVPDTMPLDSLLTFFLKEHAHFALVVDEFGDSIGLVFLDDVLEQIVGDDIQDEFDQEEMREFVKTGKDTYAVNGAVTLFDLADYLPEMDLDCPGVTTLGGYVISRLGYIPEEGEELKIGRYRAVVTGSDGRRITQILLTRLPEEQEEE